A genomic stretch from Synechococcus sp. MU1643 includes:
- the lpxC gene encoding UDP-3-O-acyl-N-acetylglucosamine deacetylase — translation MTSWPQDYSAAWTLGSVTSRSGVGLHSGAESTVELRPTDQPGFHMHLPGMEQPIQLRPDQVRDSPLCTTLDLGSSTVATVEHLLAALAGCGLSHVEIGLSGHEVPLLDGSALCWVEAISAAGLAPAATPRPAPPRLEKPLLRTRGNSVITATPSDRFGVVGIIDFSQAAIGRQQFALELTPQRFVDEIAPARTFGFREQVEQLRAAGLIQGGALDNALVCDGDQWMNPPLRFEDEPVRHKLLDLIGDLALVGFPQAQILVYKGSHGLHTDLAAAL, via the coding sequence GTGACCAGCTGGCCTCAGGACTACTCTGCTGCCTGGACATTGGGGTCGGTGACATCACGCTCTGGAGTCGGCCTCCATAGCGGAGCTGAGTCCACGGTGGAGCTTCGGCCGACGGATCAGCCGGGGTTTCACATGCATTTGCCAGGGATGGAGCAGCCGATCCAGCTACGGCCGGATCAGGTGCGCGACAGCCCGTTGTGCACAACCTTGGATCTGGGCTCCAGCACGGTGGCCACTGTCGAACATCTGCTGGCGGCCCTGGCTGGTTGTGGGCTCAGCCATGTGGAGATCGGTCTCAGCGGCCATGAAGTTCCTTTGCTGGATGGTTCAGCCCTGTGCTGGGTAGAGGCCATCTCCGCAGCTGGTTTGGCTCCTGCAGCGACACCGAGGCCGGCTCCACCGCGGTTGGAAAAACCCCTGCTGCGCACCCGCGGCAACAGTGTGATCACCGCCACCCCGTCGGATCGCTTTGGTGTTGTGGGCATCATCGATTTTTCGCAGGCGGCCATCGGCCGTCAGCAGTTCGCCTTGGAGCTCACGCCCCAACGCTTCGTCGATGAGATCGCTCCGGCACGCACCTTTGGTTTCCGGGAGCAAGTGGAGCAGCTGCGTGCTGCCGGTTTAATCCAGGGCGGAGCCTTGGACAATGCCCTGGTCTGTGACGGTGATCAGTGGATGAATCCACCGCTGCGGTTCGAGGACGAACCGGTGCGCCATAAGCTCTTGGATCTAATCGGCGACCTGGCCCTCGTCGGTTTTCCCCAGGCACAAATTCTTGTGTACAAGGGATCCCATGGTCTTCACACCGATCTCGCAGCCGCTTTGTGA
- a CDS encoding outer membrane protein assembly factor has translation MTRRSSRRSSVAVRQTVLGLMLGIPLAVPPGMAQEATPANQSVEAEKFVVQDTVEKQPRVLISEVLIEGIEGHPEEQRLQISTYDAMQVLPGMRVTREELQNDLNGIQATGWFSDVRIVPQNGPLGVQVVVQVEPFPPLSAVEISGDDGDLLSDEVIKETFASDYGRTLNLNDLQQRMKSLQSSVADRGYSLARVSGPERVSPEGVVTLKLRQGNVSGVEVKFLTQDGDDTDENGNPIRGKSKEWVVTREVSIQPGDPFNRNQLERDIKRLYGTQLFSDVKVTLRPVPEQPGDVVIVLGIIEQSTGQLSGGLGYSQSQGVFGQMQLQESNLFGRAWNLSTNITYGQYGGLANVSFTDPWIYGDKHRTSFRTSLFLSQQVPQVFQSDDNGYIRTAKDYADNGSNKAYETGRSYGFTDGDKAPDDVNKADSEYPNRTWYDYEGDTVVLRRTGGSFSFSRPLNGGDPYKDDKWNVLAGMSFAEVRPVNFAGSTRPYGVSTNNRKDGVVDGDAVICVAYNCADSNTLVGLRVATTYNNFNNPRNPTSGNFFTAGTEQFLGINNDSPTFNRLRASYTQFFPVDWLKIHKGCRPKSGEQADCPQAIGVQFKGGAIMGEAPPYEAFCMGGSNSIRGWYDCDLAVSKAFSELTIEYRFPLISIFSGEVFMDAGTDFGTQKDVPGQPGLLLDKSGSGVSVGTGVIVTTPVGPLRLEVASKDFASDWRFNLGVGWKF, from the coding sequence ATGACCCGCCGTTCGTCCCGCCGCTCTTCGGTTGCCGTTCGTCAAACGGTTCTGGGTCTGATGCTCGGGATCCCCCTTGCGGTTCCGCCAGGGATGGCTCAGGAGGCCACTCCTGCGAACCAATCCGTTGAGGCGGAAAAGTTCGTGGTACAAGACACCGTTGAGAAACAGCCTCGGGTGCTGATCTCCGAGGTGTTGATTGAGGGCATCGAGGGCCACCCGGAAGAACAACGTCTTCAGATTTCCACTTACGACGCCATGCAGGTTCTTCCGGGGATGCGTGTCACCCGCGAGGAGCTCCAGAACGATCTGAATGGCATTCAGGCCACGGGCTGGTTCTCTGATGTGCGGATTGTTCCTCAGAATGGACCGCTCGGGGTTCAAGTGGTTGTTCAAGTGGAACCCTTCCCTCCGCTGAGTGCTGTTGAAATCAGTGGCGACGATGGGGATCTCCTCTCGGATGAGGTGATTAAGGAGACGTTTGCCTCCGATTACGGCCGCACGCTCAACCTCAATGATCTGCAGCAGAGGATGAAGTCCTTGCAGTCCTCAGTGGCCGATCGGGGCTATTCCCTGGCTCGGGTGTCCGGTCCAGAACGGGTCAGCCCTGAGGGTGTGGTGACGCTAAAACTGCGCCAGGGCAATGTGTCTGGTGTTGAGGTCAAATTCCTCACCCAAGATGGTGATGACACCGATGAGAACGGCAATCCCATCCGAGGTAAGTCCAAGGAATGGGTGGTCACAAGAGAGGTTTCGATCCAACCCGGTGATCCTTTTAACCGCAACCAGCTGGAGCGGGACATTAAACGGTTGTACGGAACCCAGCTATTCAGTGATGTGAAGGTGACGTTGCGGCCAGTGCCCGAGCAGCCTGGCGATGTTGTGATTGTTCTTGGCATTATTGAGCAGTCCACTGGACAGCTCTCCGGCGGTCTTGGCTACAGCCAAAGCCAGGGTGTGTTTGGCCAGATGCAGCTGCAGGAAAGCAATCTTTTCGGTCGAGCCTGGAATCTGAGCACCAACATCACTTATGGCCAGTACGGCGGACTGGCCAACGTCAGTTTTACAGATCCTTGGATCTATGGCGACAAGCACCGCACCAGCTTTCGCACGTCGCTGTTCCTGAGTCAGCAAGTGCCTCAGGTGTTCCAGAGCGATGACAACGGCTACATCCGTACTGCGAAGGACTACGCCGACAACGGCTCCAACAAGGCCTATGAGACCGGCCGCAGCTATGGATTCACCGATGGAGATAAGGCTCCGGACGACGTCAACAAGGCCGACAGCGAGTACCCAAACCGCACTTGGTATGACTATGAGGGCGACACGGTGGTGCTGCGCAGGACCGGTGGCAGTTTCTCCTTCTCCCGCCCGTTAAACGGAGGCGATCCTTACAAGGACGACAAGTGGAATGTGCTGGCCGGCATGTCCTTTGCTGAGGTGCGGCCAGTCAACTTTGCAGGAAGTACTCGGCCTTACGGCGTCTCCACCAACAACCGTAAGGATGGAGTGGTCGACGGTGATGCCGTGATTTGCGTGGCGTACAACTGCGCCGACAGCAACACCCTTGTGGGACTTCGTGTTGCCACCACTTACAACAACTTCAACAACCCTCGTAATCCCACAAGCGGCAACTTCTTTACGGCTGGTACCGAGCAGTTCCTCGGCATTAACAATGACTCCCCCACCTTCAACCGGTTGCGGGCGAGTTACACCCAGTTCTTCCCCGTGGACTGGCTGAAGATCCACAAGGGTTGCCGTCCCAAATCCGGTGAGCAGGCCGATTGCCCCCAGGCCATCGGTGTGCAGTTCAAGGGGGGCGCGATAATGGGCGAAGCGCCCCCGTACGAGGCATTCTGCATGGGTGGATCCAACTCCATTCGGGGTTGGTACGACTGCGATCTTGCAGTGTCCAAGGCCTTTAGCGAACTCACGATCGAGTACCGCTTCCCGTTGATCAGCATCTTCTCCGGTGAGGTGTTCATGGATGCCGGTACTGATTTCGGCACCCAAAAAGATGTGCCGGGCCAGCCCGGCCTGCTGCTGGATAAGAGCGGCTCCGGTGTTTCCGTGGGCACCGGCGTGATTGTTACAACGCCAGTTGGACCGCTCCGCTTGGAAGTTGCCAGCAAAGATTTCGCATCTGATTGGCGCTTCAACCTGGGCGTGGGCTGGAAGTTCTAG
- the purC gene encoding phosphoribosylaminoimidazolesuccinocarboxamide synthase, translating into MTPDHGELLYEGKAKRVFASTDLDRVLVEFKNDATAFNAQKKAQLDDKGRLNCQISARLFELLEREGVPTHYCGLAGETWMLVRRVEIIPLEVVLRNTATGSLCRQTPIAEGTAIEPALLDLYYKDDSLGDPLLTEARVQLLGVADQARLSAIEQLARRVNAVLLPFFEGLDLQLVDFKLELGLASDGTLLLADEISPDTCRFWDRRNSNVEDRILDKDRFRKDLGGVMEAYGEVLKRVQGSCPNPSNCL; encoded by the coding sequence ATGACGCCCGATCACGGAGAGCTGCTCTACGAAGGCAAGGCCAAGCGGGTTTTCGCCTCCACGGATCTAGACCGGGTGCTGGTGGAGTTCAAGAACGACGCCACCGCCTTCAATGCCCAGAAGAAAGCTCAGCTAGACGACAAAGGTCGGCTGAACTGCCAAATCTCAGCGCGGTTGTTCGAGCTGCTTGAGCGTGAGGGGGTGCCGACCCATTACTGCGGTCTTGCCGGGGAGACCTGGATGCTGGTGCGTCGGGTGGAGATCATTCCCCTGGAGGTGGTTCTCAGGAACACCGCCACCGGATCGCTGTGCCGTCAGACGCCGATCGCGGAGGGCACAGCCATCGAACCCGCCCTGTTGGATCTTTATTACAAGGACGATTCTCTTGGCGATCCGCTGCTGACTGAGGCGCGCGTGCAGCTGCTGGGGGTTGCGGACCAGGCGCGACTTTCAGCGATTGAACAACTGGCCCGCCGGGTGAATGCGGTGCTGCTGCCGTTCTTCGAGGGACTTGATCTGCAACTGGTGGATTTCAAGCTGGAGTTGGGGCTTGCATCGGATGGAACACTCCTGCTCGCCGATGAGATCAGCCCTGATACCTGCAGGTTCTGGGATCGCCGCAATAGCAACGTTGAGGACCGGATTTTGGACAAGGACCGCTTCCGCAAGGATCTCGGTGGTGTGATGGAGGCCTACGGGGAGGTCCTCAAACGGGTCCAAGGCAGCTGCCCCAATCCCAGCAACTGCCTGTAA